The following are encoded together in the Mycolicibacterium arabiense genome:
- the gatC gene encoding Asp-tRNA(Asn)/Glu-tRNA(Gln) amidotransferase subunit GatC, which yields MSQISRDDVAHLARLARLSLTDGELEGFAGQLDAILAHVGQIQAVDVTGVEATDNPLAARRAAAKRPADGLSDVTRPDVVDPCLTQDEALAAAPNATEGRFAVPRILGDAE from the coding sequence GTGTCTCAGATATCGCGGGACGACGTCGCTCACCTCGCGCGTCTCGCCCGGCTCTCCCTGACCGACGGCGAGCTCGAGGGCTTCGCCGGCCAACTCGACGCGATCCTGGCCCACGTCGGCCAGATCCAGGCCGTCGACGTCACCGGAGTCGAGGCCACCGACAATCCGCTCGCGGCCCGGCGGGCTGCGGCGAAGCGACCCGCGGACGGGCTGAGCGACGTCACCCGGCCCGACGTCGTCGATCCGTGCCTGACGCAGGACGAGGCGCTCGCCGCCGCGCCCAACGCGACCGAGGGCAGGTTCGCGGTGCCGCGCATCCTGGGAGACGCCGAATGA